A genome region from Drosophila simulans strain w501 chromosome 2R, Prin_Dsim_3.1, whole genome shotgun sequence includes the following:
- the LOC6734130 gene encoding uncharacterized protein LOC6734130 — MFTKQSLALQLAEGQLTKLTSESEEIRMRALDQIETRFIRCLQLGEPIQFKPVLLLKQLIRWFGYTPPLVPDRVLAMIMELLRSEYAEAVIRKIPYERFKAELEKVRRVLHKQESKRISELLDDINLLLLEKYKIDRVTPSVSSLSSNGIPSQETESADSSSNHIYDNLKPEDYEPAWSYPCLDDVATMKNMIDMPRNGVELQLQLTELIIRMGDYPIEYFLQPPFVFLHLVQLQTRKDGSLLHVNRALIACLRLLQHRVLLRRNTLSYAASFEPPSRPKQLKVGSALVILLDNCMALIRPLLLSCTADNWHIMELIVEIVRTYDVLSSKIPLVSITLISDVVNRLLAYCNSVEGSSMTQLMDSLRIPRLQSLILNGVLHDMVALNINYDKNIDRRQAKALIQPIILDSAYVSCIPERMEALNSLISSLDSGPSPDDQLIKLKRAYSVALNQLQPNTELTGSELIKKHRQVCHVIVQLRSETLVKQLFEAVVQCIPFYAGNKTLRKEADELLYTLIDLPDIKLRSLTYRLMIKCTVAHFHSFMNKTVYMTGCSNVDLVRQHILGVPLTPLMLRRMITQSSEASTSERMRQWCLDYPIMIMKLNAMLAPQDFNVVFPLLLPVLPLLVCRSVTDKILHNVIWDVLEPDSSRLEPQMMLRGYVYFMFHPNGEIRSEATTTIAYVLQCQDQTNRYMSTASNVPVEQITNDLCIIQPAVCYRSIFIECSDERFQGQRSLDALFRLLQTKDIKSNIRKSTMTQLNVLLRNWRACEEFSTKEDGYRLIMESLHNALKKGSDTDILLPTVSILMKLLFHDAEFRLEIANTFGVYILLLRALYLFPHKAQLRQDVSVCLFQMLFQNCITSTEDKLVLNANMEPMILPVNYEIELKVKPTAATEGMELQLNLEETHFGLDRAKAAQHWRLYMAHRVCQVPSSITLESMSSLDIRESLKIKMADLALIRSSNLSEQLGYQFIAAENCSNHEDLQKTVSVIQLYLVVLRNSISSTVAENLWKLINKYIRLAPGNEADEELYKSMLDLCVTCIRFSQQQAMDGLSYALETDHHHSFHLLLNDRQIPLDKLFMICQCMMQLLSNELNDDTMNWYGKIFMQLSTLAKTHFELRQLQHVRCMLCIMRFVSERNLKLSKPQLMSYAQHFIQLSSNLRTSTQTGSEWQRDCLYIICQLQLHVIYLEPKASIKDCIPKDVGASYKVLRYFLTLCGHGDSEVRALSWVSLANWITICASQVAEILPCLDFLPGGLPACCLTTLMDTHEMMLVRELAGRVFILLMPTIGAESSLELLRNHDMLKTAYNALKSIHDTPWMFEQIVGERHSCEVISCYVAICSKMVAMKPEWCATLCGHSFMTGLSDVMKALKSQVSCSIPLVELCASQICELYSMCYANNFEFLQMTICRDSVFLQNYLTLINDVVSLECPEYMAIPLFKMFHIFCMDTNSNSFLIDQIKNMASLFIDFFQFGLHVMLINSPLQRFTLSALSLVFTKAKAAGYNRSMLSELERFELAYSDMPPDKEDIAKDGKQHFESNKEQTVSRYIEIDFSDYSDAFKQTPNNAIQATNAAIIIFHRLDQLFDCYYLPKTSNFLEHPVVGHVQVCEALGGLLKVSSWAVKAAGQTKLLAKVVHILDDFLNDEKIGNAAVYVKRVGPHKAHSIIGNLLVLINMLSQWHSSPTSDIIQTSMATSIAKILIRIWPWLSHSYQLKKDTVQLIMFLTEHSFEMCKQISLLQSGHAQSLLHLMARVADFETTKKEIPNKEPSLNMVPALRVMVNCCCCVEGRQSLSKMNLLDMFDTILPANPGPAHPKVRPPVLIAWLGFWEVFSRYDVGGKACHLQSLINTIRRSPPLSRKRILCLRILRNMCFFNGNRPRLVELADFINLLRDILEQKVQKAPTSEKNALHSFEEHRLAVLMLWKLFGFGAKYKGMLRGTKLFKLLIGLRVEMSVVFSETVNKYTGVHYARDLANLLEKLMESMRQ, encoded by the exons ATGTTTACCAAACAGAGCCTGGCCCTCCAGCTGGCGGAGGGGCAGCTGACCAAGCTGACTAGCGAATCGGAGGAGATCCGTATGCGCGCGCTCGACCAGATTGAGACAAGATTCATCAGGTGCCTGCAACTGGGCGAGCCGATACAGTTCAAGccggtgctgctgctgaaacAGCTCATCCGCTGGTTCGGGTACACACCACCGCTGGTGCCCGACCGTGTGCTGGCCATGATTATGGAGCTCCTTCGATCCGAGTACGCCGAGGCGGTGATTCGCAAGATTCCCTACGAGCGCTTCAAGGCCGAGCTGGAGAAGGTCCGTCGCGTGCTACACAAGCAGGAGTCCAAGCGGATCAGCGAATTGCTGGATGATATAAACTTGCTGCTTCTCGAGAAGTACAAAATAGACCGGGTGACGCCAAGCGTCTCCAGCCTTAGTTCAAATGGCATTCCCAGTCAGGAAACTGAATCCGCAGACAGCAGTTCGAATCATATTTACGACAATCTCAAACCGGAGGATTACGAGCCCGCCTGGTCTTATCCGTGCTTGGACGATGTGGCCACCATGAAGAACATGATTGATATGCCACGAAATGGCGttgagttgcagttgcagctcaCCGAACTGATCATCCGCATGGGCGACTACCCAATCGAGTACTTTCTGCAGCCACCGTTCGTATTCTTGCATCTGGTTCAGTTGCAAACGAGGAAAGACGGCAGCTTGCTACATGTGAACCGGGCACTAATTGCCtgtctgcggctgctgcagcatcGCGTCTTGTTGCGCCGAAACACTCTGAGCTACGCAGCCAGCTTCGAGCCTCCGTCGCGCCCCAAGCAACTGAAGGTGGGGAGCGCCTTGGTAATTCTGCTAGACAATTGCATGGCGCTAATTCGTCCGTTGCTGTTGAGCTGCACAGCCGACAACTGGCACATTATGGAGCTGATCGTGGAAATTGTGCGGACCTATGATGTTCTCAGCTCAAAAATTCCTCTAGTGAGCATTACGCTCATCTCGGACGTGGTCAATAGGCTGCTGGCGTACTGTAACAGTGTAGAAGGGAGTAGCATGACCCAGCTGATGGACTCGCTCAGGATTCCCCGCCTGCAATCGCTGATCCTTAACGGCGTGCTGCACGATATGGTGGCCCTAAATATAAACTATGACAAAAACATAGATCGGCGTCAAGCCAAAGCACTCATCCAACCCATAATTTTGGACAGCGCTTACGTGTCTTGCATACCCGAGCGCATGGAGGCGCTAAACAGTCTAATATCGTCTTTGGATTCTGGACCATCACCTGACGATCAGTTGATCAAGCTGAAGCGGGCCTACAGCGTGGCCCTAAATCAATTACAACCGAACACGGAACTGACTGGGTCGGAGCTAATCAAGAAGCACAGACAGGTGTGCCATGTGATCGTCCAACTGCGCAGCGAGACATTGGTAAAGCAGCTCTTCGAAGCTGTTGTGCAGTGCATTCCATTCTACGCGGGCAATAAAACGCTAAGAAAGGAGGCGGATGAGCTGCTTTACACCCTCATTGATTTGCCTGATATCAAGCTCCGATCGCTTACATATCGTTTAATGATAAAATGCACCGTGGCCCACTTTCATTCCTTTATGAACAAGACAGTCTATATGACGGGCTGCAGCAATGTGGATCTGGTTCGTCAGCATATCTTAGGCGTGCCGCTAACTCCTCTGATGTTACGCAGAATGATAACTCAGAGTTCGGAAGCAAGTACTTCGGAACGTATGCGGCAGTGGTGCCTCGACTATCCTATAATGATTATGAAGCTAAACGCTATGCTAGCTCCGCAGGACTTCAACGTTGTTTTCCCGTTGCTACTTCCCGTGCTGCCTCTGCTGGTCTGCAGATCGGTTACCGACAAGATATTGCACAACGTCATATGGGACGTGTTAGAGCCGGACTCCAGCCGTTTGGAACCGCAAATGATGCTACGCGGGTACGTTTACTTCATGTTCCATCCGAATGGCGAGATTAGGAGCGAGGCCACCACTACAATCGCTTACGTGCTGCAATGTCAGGATCAAACGAATAGATATATGTCCACCGCAAGCAACGTACCGGTTGAGCAGATCACCAACGATCTCTGCATTATTCAACCAGCAGTCTGTTATAGAAGCATTTTCATCGAATGCTCTGATGAGCGGTTTCAAGGTCAGCGCAGCTTGGACGCCCTGTTCCGTTTACTCCAGACCAAGGACATAAAGTCGAATATCCGAAAGTCAACAATGACTCAATTAAATGTCTTGCTTCGAAACTGGAGAGCTTGTGAGGAATTCTCCACAAAGGAGGACGGATATCGACTGATTATGGAGTCGCTGCACAACGCTCTGAAAAAGGGGAGCGATACTGATATTCTGTTGCCCACTGTGAGTATCCTGATGAAGCTTCTGTTCCATGACGCTGAGTTTCGATTAGAAATCGCGAACACATTCGGGGTGTACATTTTACTGCTGAGGGCTTTATACTTGTTCCCCCACAAGGCACAGTTGCGCCAGGATGTCAGTGTATGCCTGTTCCAAATGCTGTTTCAGAATTGTATCACCTCCACTGAAGACAAACTGGTGCTGAATGCGAATATGGAACCCATGATTCTGCCTGTAAACTATGAAATTGAACTTAAAGTCAAACCCACTGCCGCTACGGAAGGAATGGAATTGCAACTAAATCTGGAGGAGACGCATTTCGGGCTAGATAGGGCAAAAGCTGCACAGCATTGGCGACTGTATATGGCCCATCGCGTTTGCCAGGTTCCATCCAGCATTACCTTGGAGTCTATGAGCTCTTTGGACATAAGGGAGTCACTTAAGATAAAAATGGCCGATTTGGCATTAATAAGATCCTCCAACTTGAGTGAGCAGCTAGGTTACCAGTTTATTGCAGCCGAAAATTGCAGCAATCACGAGGATCTGCAAAAAACCGTGTCGGTCATTCAGCTATATCTCGTGGTTCTGCGAAACTCGATAAGTTCCACGGTGGCTGAGAACTTGTGGaagttaataaataagtacATCCGCTTGGCGCCGGGCAACGAAGCGGATGAAGAGCTGTACAAGTCCATGCTGGATCTGTGCGTAACATGCATTCGCTTCAGCCAGCAGCAAGCTATGGACGGCCTGAGCTACGCTCTGGAAACGGATCATCATCACAGCTTCCACTTACTCCTGAACGATCGCCAAATTCCTCTGGATAAGCTGTTCATGATTTGCCAGTGCATGATGCAGCTTCTGTCCAACGAGCTCAATGATGATACGATGAACTGGTATGGCAAGATCTTTATGCAGCTAAGTACCTTGGCCAAGACGCACTTTGAATTGCGGCAGCTTCAGCACGTTCGCTGCATGCTTTGCATCATGCGTTTTGTAAGCGAGCGAAATCTGAAATTAAGTAAGCCTCAGTTGATG AGCTACGCTCAGCATTTTATCCAGTTGTCCAGCAATTTGCGTACCTCAACTCAAACCGGATCCGAGTGGCAGCGGGACTGCCTGTACATTATCTGTCAGCTTCAGCTCCATGTAATATATCTGGAGCCAAAGGCGTCTATCAAGGACTGTATCCCAAAGGATGTCGGAGCTTCATATAAGGTCTTGCGCTATTTCCTAACACTTTGCGGGCACGGTGACAGTGAAGTGCGTGCATTGTCCTGGGTATCGTTGGCCAATTGGATAACCATCTGTGCCTCTCAGGTAGCAGAAATTCTGCCTTGCCTGGACTTTCTACCCGGCGGACTGCCTGCTTGCTGTTTAACCACTCTGATGGATACCCACGAAATGATGCTGGTCAGGGAGTTGGCCGGACGAGTATTTATCCTGCTGATGCCGACCATTGGTGCCGAAAGTAGCTTGGAATTGTTGCGGAATCATGACATGCTAAAGACCGCCTATAATGCGCTGAAATCAATTCACGACACTCCCTGGATGTTCGAGCAGATAGTTGGTGAGCGGCATTCGTGTGAAGTAATTAGCTGCTATGTTGCCATATGCTCCAAGATGGTGGCCATGAAGCCGGAGTGGTGTGCCACGCTGTGCGGGCACAGCTTTATGACTGGTCTCAGCGATGTGATGAAAGCACTCAAGTCGCAGGTGTCCTGTTCGATTCCGCTTGTGGAACTGTGTGCATCACAAATTTGTGAGTTGTACTCGATGTGCTACGCTAATAACTTTGAGTTCCTTCAGATGACGATTTGTCGAGATTCTGTATTCTTGCAGAATTATTTAACGCTGATCAACGATGTTGTGAGTTTGGAATGTCCCGAGTACATGGCGATTCCGCTATTTAAGATGTTTCACATATTCTGCATGGACACGAATTCGAACTCATTTCTCATCGACCAGATAAAGAATATGGCATCTCTATTCATTGATTTCTTCCAGTTTGGATTGCATGTGATGCTTATTAATTCGCCATTACAGCGCTTTACTCTGTCAGCATTATCACTGGTGTTCACCAAAGCTAAAGCTGCTGGGTATAATAGAAGCATGCTAAGTGAGTTGGAGCGGTTCGAATTGGCATACAGTGATATGCCTCCTGATAAAGAAGATATTGCTAAAGATGGCAAACAACATTTCGAGTCCAACAAGGAGCAAACTGTATCGCGATACATAGAAATTGACTTCTCGGACTATTCGGATGCTTTTAAGCAAACCCCAAACAATGCGATCCAGGCCACTAATGCGGCTATCATAATTTTCCATCGCTTGGATCAGCTCTTTGACTGTTACTATCTACCCAAGACCTCAAACTTTTTGGAACATCCTGTAGTGGGCCATGTGCAGGTTTGTGAAGCACTCGGCGGACTGCTTAAGGTATCATCCTGGGCCGTGAAAGCAGCCGGACAAACGAAGCTGCTTGCCAAAGTGGTTCACATTCTGGACGATTTTCTCAATGACGAAAAAATCGGAAACGCCGCCGTCTATGTGAAGCGAGTGGGACCTCACAAGGCGCACAGTATCATAGGCAATCTCTTGGTACTGATTAACATGCTTTCCCAATGGCATAGTTCGCCCACTTCTGATATCATCCAGACCAGTATGGCTACGAGTATCGCCAAAATCCTCATCCGCATTTGGCCTTGGTTATCGCACTCGTATCAGTTAAAGAAGGATACCGTCCAGCTGATTATGTTCCTTACGGAGCACTCATTCGAAATGTGTAAACAGATCTCGCTCCTTCAGTCGGGACATGCCCAATCCCTGCTACACCTAATGGCTCGCGTCGCTGACTTCGAGACCACCAAGAAGGAGATTCCAAACAAAGAGCCATCTCTGAATATGGTGCCCGCACTAAGGGTTATGGtaaattgctgttgctgcgtcGAGGGTCGACAGAGTTTGTCCAAAATGAATTTGCTGGATATGTTTGACACAATCCTTCCTGCTAACCCAGGCCCAGCACATCCCAAAGTGCGACCACCTGTACTGATTGCATGGCTCGGATTCTGGGAGGTATTTTCCCGGTACGACGTAGGAGGCAAGGCTTGCCATCTTCAATCTCTTATAAACACCATTCGGCGTAGTCCTCCATTGAGTCGCAAGCGGATCCTGTGCCTTCGTATACTCCGCAACATGTGCTTCTTCAATGGTAATCGCCCCCGGCTCGTGGAGCTGGCAGACTTTATTAACTTGCTGCGTGATATTTTGGAACAGAAAGTCCAAAAAGCACCCACATCCGAGAAAAACGCGCTGCACTCCTTCGAGGAGCACCGCCTGGCTGTCCTAATGCTGTGGAAACTCTTCGGCTTCGGTGCCAAATACAAGGGCATGCTGCGGGGCACCAAGCTGTTCAAACTGCTGATTGGCCTTCGGGTGGAGATGTCGGTGGTCTTCTCGGAAACAGTGAATAAGTACACAGGCGTTCACTACGCAAGGGATCTCGCCAATTTGCTGGAAAAACTGATGGAGTCGATGCGACAATAA
- the LOC6734128 gene encoding fatty-acid amide hydrolase 2-A translates to MAKSVPLAQAIGGYIFGILQTCIRFVFRLIYGQKGESVPPITDAILLESATSLARKIRNQELSSVQVLESFIRRIKEVNPILNCVVDERYDQALKEAAEADALVKSGQYSTEELAKQKPFLGVPITTKDCISVKGMLHTAGLFERRDVRAARDADAMALMRKAGAIPIALTNVSEVCMWWESNNTVHGRTRNAYDTNRIVGGSSGGEGCIQSAAASAFGLGSDIGGSIRMPAFFNGIFGHKPSKLVVSNVGQFPAPFSAEQNSFLGLGPMSRFAEDLRPMLKIMAGEKAALLNLDEDVDLTKMKFFYQESDGGGRLVSAVDPDLREAMNRVAQHLREKFGNQKVERIQLPHFRQSAAIWFANMRDDSGHGFAYQLGNLNHDINTYLELFKWFFGASKHTFIGLSTAIMDSAQCKHGSPKYDHLVRKRNELREELQSLLGDNGVLIYPTHPTVAPYHNEPITRPINFAYTGIVNVLGFPATAVPLGKLGSEGLPLGVQIIANFNQDRLCLAVAEELERAFGGWAKPEVRL, encoded by the exons ATGGCGAAGAGCGTGCCACTGGCCCAGGCCATTGGTGGTTACATTTTCGGCATTCTGCAGACCTGCATTCGATTCGTTTTCCGGCTAATCTATGGCCAAAAGGGTGAGAGTGTTCCACCGATCACAGATGCCATTCTTTTGGAGTCGGCCACATCGTTGGCACGGAAAATCCGCAACCAGGAG CTAAGCAGTGTCCAGGTCCTGGAGTCTTTTATCCGGCGCATCAAGGAGGTGAATCCCATTCTGAACTGCGTCGTGGATGAGCGCTACGATCAAGCTCTCAAGGAGGCAGCCGAGGCAGATGCCCTGGTCAAGTCTGGACAATACAGCACGGAGGAGTTGGCGAAACAGAAGCCCTTCCTGGGCGTGCCCATTACCACCAAGGATTGCATATCCGTCAAGG gCATGCTGCACACAGCTGGTCTCTTCGAACGTCGGGATGTGCGTGCTGCGCGGGATGCGGACGCCATGGCCTTGATGCGCAAGGCAGGAGCCATTCCCATTGCCCTCACAAATGTTTCCGAGGTGTGCATGTGGTGGGAGAGCAACAACACGGTGCACGGCAGGACAAGGAATGCCTACGACACGAACCGCATTGTCGGTGGCTCCAGCGGTGGCGAGGGCTGCATACAGTCGGCGGCTGCCTCCGCCTTTGGCTTGGGCTCCGACATTGGTGGCTCCATTCGCATGCCAGCCTTTTTCAATGGCATCTTTGGCCACAAGCCCAGCAAGTTGGTCGTCTCCAATGTCGGTCAGTTCCCAGCGCCCTTCAGTGCCGAGCAGAACTCCTTCCTCGGCCTGGGACCCATGTCACGATTCGCCGAGGACCTGCGACCCATGCTAAAGATTATGGCGGGCGAGAAGGCGGCGCTGCTTAATCTGGACGAGGATGTGGACCTAACCAAAATGAAGTTCTTCTACCAGGAGTCCGATGGCGGCGGCCGCTTGGTTTCCGCCGTTGATCCAGACTTGAGAGAG GCCATGAACCGCGTGGCACAGCACTTGAGGGAGAAGTTCGGCAATCAGAAAGTGGAGCGCATCCAGCTGCCCCACTTCCGGCAGTCGGCGGCCATTTGGTTCGCCAACATGCGCGACGACAGTGGCCATGGATTTGCCTACCAGCTGGGCAACCTGAATCATGACATCAACACGTACCTGGAGCTCTTTAAGTGGTTCTTCGGCGCTTCCAAGCACACATTCATTGGCCTGTCGACAGCTATCATGGATAGTGCACAGTGCAAGCACGGATCTCCCAAGTACGATCATCTGGTGCGCAAGCGAAACGAGCTGAGGGAGGAGCTGCAAAGCCTGCTGGGCGATAACGGTGTGCTAATCTATCCCACGCATCCCACGGTGGCTCCATACCACAATGAGCCCATTACCCGACCCATTAACTTTGCCTACACTGGTATTGTCAATGTGCTGGGCTTCCCGGCCACCGCTGTGCCGCTGGGCAAGCTGGGCAGCGAGGGTCTGCCGCTGGGCGTCCAGATCATCGCCAACTTCAACCAGGATCGACTGTGTTTGGCCGTTGCCGAGGAATTGGAGCGAGCCTTTGGCGGCTGGGCCAAGCCCGAAGTTCGGCTCTAG
- the LOC6734127 gene encoding sentrin-specific protease 8 → MMPHDRKILRQHTRQNQNTNRRRPRFASNSFHTKMGSNSKADPISLTFHDSCLRMSDVQLLHGPHWLNDQILSFYYEYLAHMKYKTNADLHFIAPEITQCMKYMGDQELKQLLDQSNTTGKPFIFFALNDNETTDAGGSHWSLLVFSRPEKTFYHFDSYGNNNTGNSLELMNKIKELLGVRMAKFRPMRCLQQANGYDCGIHVICMTDHIADYLNRYEVIDGLPSLHIDTVKAKRTELLKLILSLGGKG, encoded by the exons ATGATGCCCCACGATAGGAAAATACTTAG GCAACATACACGCCAGAACCAGAATACGAATCGCCGGCGCCCCAGGTTCGCCAGCAATAGCTTCCACACCAAAATGGGTAGCAACTCCAAGGCAGACCCCATCTCGCTGACCTTCCACGACTCCTGCCTGCGGATGTCCGACGTCCAGCTGCTCCACGGCCCCCACTGGCTGAACGACCAGATCCTGAGCTTCTACTACGAGTACCTGGCGCACATGAAGTACAAGACCAACGCGGATCTGCACTTCATTGCGCCGGAGATTACGCAGTGCATGAAGTACATGGGCGACCAGGAGCTGAAGCAGCTCCTCGACCAGAGCAACACCACTGGCAAGCCCTTCATCTTCTTCGCGCTGAACGACAACGAAACCACCGATGCTGGTGGCAGCCACTGGTCACTGTTGGTCTTCTCGCGTCCGGAGAAGACTTTCTATCACTTCGATTCATACGGGAACAACAACACGGGCAACTCCCTGGAGCTGATGAACAAGATCAAGGAGCTGCTTGGCGTCCGAATGGCCAAATTCCGGCCCATGCGCTGCCTACAGCAGGCGAACGGCTACGACTGTGGCATCCACGTAATCTGCATGACCGACCACATCGCCGATTATCTAAACCGATACGAGGTGATCGACGGACTGCCGTCGCTGCACATCGACACCGTAAAGGCGAAGCGCACCGAGCTACTGAAACTCATCCTGTCGCTGGGCGGCAAGGGCTAG
- the LOC6734123 gene encoding uncharacterized protein LOC6734123, with protein MSSFKAIEMESDSSERGETKAPNGSVGGKSITFNELGAKTAKFEKIVPDLAYPCTSGQANTSTGTAADGSSKSGRHRSRKSQHGARRISADLQFESVAADELGAGGSKAPKKRKMEQKAAVAEDTASVAIRNFVQSDEMQELIKRIANERVRCNFLLATYQLPDMNFSLNTSMDTLRNQFRERLKLRRDRGNANSASSAPSPASSSQKFPTKGVAKAKNP; from the coding sequence ATGAGTAGCTTTAAGGCCATCGAAATGGAATCCGATTCAAGCGAAAGAGGAGAGACCAAAGCCCCGAACGGAAGTGTCGGTGGAAAATCTATTACATTCAACGAGCTCGGTGCTAAAACAGCCAAGTTCGAAAAAATTGTCCCTGATCTAGCATATCCATGCACCTCGGGCCAGGCAAACACATCGACTGGCACTGCGGCTGATGGATCCAGTAAGAGTGGACGCCACAGGTCCAGGAAGAGCCAGCATGGCGCCAGACGCATAAGTGCTGACCTTCAGTTCGAGTCGGTTGCTGCAGACGAGCTGGGAGCCGGTGGATCCAAGGCACCTAAGAAACGCAAGATGGAGCAGAAAGCTGCGGTCGCCGAGGACACGGCGAGCGTGGCCATCAGAAATTTTGTTCAGAGCGATGAGATGCAGGAGCTCATCAAGCGCATCGCCAACGAGCGGGTTCGCTGCAACTTCTTGCTGGCCACCTATCAGCTGCCCGACATGAACTTCAGCCTCAACACGTCCATGGATACGCTACGCAATCAGTTCCGGGAGCGCCTCAAACTGCGTCGCGACCGAGGAAATGCCAATTCAGCTTCCTCTGCTCCATccccagccagcagcagccagaAATTCCCCACCAAGGGAGTTGCGAAGGCTAAAAACCCGTAG
- the LOC6734126 gene encoding uncharacterized protein LOC6734126, translating into MDGTKTSSAEETENAETASHAKNINENVSKFYETIGNISRNMRKDDWTYLQRHPEIRAIIRVITAEAVKAKPSNIYQFTANLFGSERDEEMVEKINKQLKWLEEQLRGGMWNPNEGCAPFPESSETSSETKCQTNFNATENFNILEKPVCPENYKPDCKEC; encoded by the exons ATGGATGGCACGAAAACATCAAGCGCTGAGGAAACGGAAAACGCAGAAACTGCTAGTCATGCTAAAAACATTAACGAAAACGTATCAAAATTTTATGAAACTATTGGAAATATTTCCAGAAACATGCGCAAGGACGATTGGACATATCTACAACGCCATCCAGAGATCCGAGCCATAATTCGGGTCATTACAGCCGAGGCGGTTAAGGCAAAGCCATCGAATATCTACCAATTTACAGCCAATTTATTTGGCAGCGAAAGAGACGAGGAGATGGTGGAAAAg ATAAACAAGCAACTTAAGTGGTTGGAAGAGCAGTTGCGAGGGGGTATGTGGAATCCTAACGAAGGATGTGCTCCGTTTCCAGAATCCAGCGAGACTTCTTCAGAAACTAAGTGCCAAACTAATTTTAATGCCACTGAGAATTTCAACATACTCGAAAAGCCAGTTTGCCCTGAAAATTATAAGCCAGATTGCAAGGAATGTTAA